AATGCCCGCGGCTCGGTCTGCAGATAATGTCCCAAGGTTTTTCGCACTAAATAGCGCACGGCTATATAGCGTTGGCGCATCAACGGCAGTCTGAATGAGGCGGCTTTTTGCCGCTCTGTTTCGCTAAGGTTATCCAACATACCGGTCAACATGTCCGGCTCAACGCTTAAACTTCCCTCCCAGACGTCGACAAATTTACCTTCCACACCTATATCCCTGCATCGAATGAGTGCATTAACCGAATTAAAGCCAAGTAACGCCCTTGGGTTTTCGCTTCTATGATGCCATTTTTCTTCCAGGCAGCGTAAAACAGTTTGAAGCAGCCGCTTATACTGGTGAGCGAGGGGAAAACTATAGCGTAGTATTCAGCACCAACATGGCCGCCGGTTCACCCCCGCGTGAACCCGGCGTTTAAACTGCTGTGGCTATCATTTCCGCACAGATTAAAATCCATCTTACACAGGCAACGTGTCCATGATTGCCGACCCGTGTCTTGGGACGTCGCCCAGTGCAGTGTGTTGGCTTTCGGTGACCTGACGAATGCCGATTAGCCCAAGGCATCGTGCACCGGGCCGACCGTTTTGATCGAATGCCCCAGGGCGACGTAATCCGTCGGGATTTCGGCGGGATAGAGGCGTGCGTCGACGGTAAATGTCGGCAGGCAGGGATTGTCGAAACTTTGGTTAGCGCTGGTACGTTGGCCGACCAAGGCGCCGCCCCGCTGTTGCAGGCCGCAGCGCTTGATCGAAAGCAGATTCAAGGCCGAGGCGTTGCAGGAATACTCGATGTAAGACCCGGCCTGGGTACTGAAGCCCCTTACCCGCTGGATGCTGCCGGATAGGGTAAACCGAACTAGAGAAGTGAAACTTCGTCTTTGAACGCTTGCTTGTCGAGTTACCTGTTGCTAATCTGAACTACCTGATTTGCCAAACGAACCAGAATGCGACCATGAGCACGATGAACATTTCTTTACCTGATTCACTTAAATCCTTCGTGGATGAGCAAGTAATCCAAAGGGGCTACGGCACGAGCGGCGAATATGTGCGTGAACTGATTCGCAAGGATGCGGATCGGCAACGACTGCGCGAAGCACTGTTAGCTGGGGCCGTTTCGCCACCAACCACGCCTGTCGATCCTGATTATTTTGCCGCGATGCGTAAGCGAGTGCTGCAACAAGCTCAGCAGTGAAAGCCAAAACTGTCATTCCGCGTAAACTGGCAAACCAGGACGTTGAAAACGCTATCGATTACTACCTGAGCGAAAATGCCGATCAAGCAGCGTTAGGCTTCATTGATGCTCTGGAAAAAGCCTACACACATATTAGTCGCCATCCTGAGACCGGTTCATCCCGTTACGCGCATGAACTCAATCTCCCGAATCTTCGATTTTGGCCGCTAACACGCTACCCTCATTTAGTGTTCTACGTTGAACGAGACGGTTACATTGACGTTTGGCGCGTCCTACATGGTCAACGCGATATCCCGGACTGGATGAAGCCAGATGATGAAACAAACTGACTAAACATCAGGCTCGAAATGGTTTGAACGATACCACCTTGAATGCCCTGTAGCTATCATCCCCGCGCAGACCGAAACCCATCGGATTCAGGCAACGTTTCAAGGAAATTCCAAGAAGTGTATTGCCTTTGCAAGCGAAGGGCGGGCAAATTTGCCAACCACGGGGCTATCAAAATTCCATTGATAATAGAATTTGCATAGAAAATCCAATGCTTCGGATTGCCGCGACCAGTCCGCTGACCACATCAGTTCTTCCGTTCCGTGAATGTCTTTCGAGTTGCGCCGGCCGGCACTTTTGACGATTACCGGCTCGGCCGTATCCGCATGAAAAATAGATTACGCTCGACGGGCGCGATAAAAAAGCTGTACTTATCAAATAATAATCATTATCATTTGCATCAAATCCATAACGCCCTGGTTCCATGAAGCTGTTCTTGTGTTTTTTTAAAGCGCCGCAAGCCGTAAAGCTGGAAATAGCACCGAATGTGCTGGCCGCGCTGATGGAAAAAGGTCAGCTTCACGCAACCGATTTCCGTTGTCTGGACCTGGGCTCGAAACAAATTGTTTGGAAAATGCTGCTGTCGCTGGCAAAAGCCAAGCTCGCCGCCGCACGCGGCCACTGCAACCCTGGTAAGGACACCCAATCGGCACCCTAAATTTCTGGTTCAGTATGAGGATACTACGATGAGTAAAAAGCCCTGCACGCACGAATATTTGGCGGCCGGCGAATCCGGCAAGGTTTTGATGTGCCGAGACTGCGGCGTGGTGCATCTGCACCTGCAAAATATCTCGATGCGTTTCGAAGCGGAACAATTCGCCGACCTTGCCACCCTGCTGACGGCGGCGGCGAAAAACATGGCCAAACAACCCCCGGAAAACCCGAACCTGCGCCCCAAATTGACGCTGGTGCATTGAACCCGCTGACGCCCGAATTATTTTACTGAGTTGACCGCATACCCTTTAAGTCGTCATTTCGGCAGGCAATACCAAAGCCGGAGTACGCCCAATAAACCCGCCGGCCACAGCGCCGACAGCCGGCTTCCCGCCGGGCGTGACGGTTTCTTGGATGTCGCTGAAGACGCTGACTAATCAGGCATATTTTGACCCGATAGATTTCGATACCGTCGCATAGCCAGCCAACCCCTCTGGGGGTGAGCCAGCCAAGCATTAACCAACTGCTTAGCATGAGGCTATATGATGATTGCCACTCTTTTTCTACAGTATGCCGCCGTAGCAAACAGGCCCCGGCATCAACCCATCCCGGCTAGCTTAGGCATAGGCCCGCGCCGTACCGCCGGCAAAACCTGGCTGGGCATTGGCGTTGCCGTGGCCCTGCATTTGGCCTGGTTGACGTTGATGCCCGAACCGCATCCGAAAACTGCCACCGCGCCGCCGCAACCCATCATGGTGAACTGGGTGAACGCCACTCCGGCGAAGACTCCTGTGCCACCGGCCGCCCAGCCGCTGCAACAGCCGCAACGCCCGGTCAAAACACCCAAACCCAAACCGGTTGCCAAGACGCCCAAACCGAAACCGATACTGGCCGCCACCAGCGAAACCGTGTCGGCCATGGCGGTACCCAACAGCGAACCCGAGCCGCAGAAATCTCAACCGGCCCCGGCCGCCGATCCGCAACCGGCAGCAACCGCTACCGCCGCCAATAATGCGGAAAGCAGCCAAGCGCCGACTACACTGCCCAGTCTGCAAGCCGATTATCTACACAATCCGGCGCCGGTTTATCCGGAGCAATCCCGCCAACAAGGCGAACAAGGCCGGGTATTGGTGCGGGTATTGGTGACGAGCGCCGGTAACGTCGAACAAGTCAATCTGCGTAAATCCAGCGGCTATGCGGCCCTGGATTCCGCCGCCCTGGAAACCGTCAAAAACTGGCGTTTCGTGCCCGCCCATCGCGGCTCGCAGGTGGTGTCCGCCTGGGTGGTGGTACCGATTTCATTCAGCCTGGAAGGATAACACCATGTCTATCAATCAAAACTTCACCCATTTTTTATCGCAAAGTGATGCTATCGGCCAAGGCCTGTTCATGCTGCTCCTGAGCATGTCGGTAGCCAGTTGGTATTTTATTGTGGTCAAGGCATGGCAAGGTTTCACGGTCCGCCGCCGCAGCCAGCACTTCCTGACACAATTCTGGAATGCCGCCTCGCTGGACGAAGTCGCGGAGAACTTGAATCAGCATCGCGACGAGGAGCCGTTTTCGCATCTGACTTACCACGCCATCAACGCGACCCGACACCACGCCATCCACGGCACGCAACGCTTGCAGGAAGCCGGCTCGGCGGGCGAGTTTCTGACTCGCGCAATTCGTCGGGTGATAGACGAGGAAACCGCCAAACTGGAATGGGGCCTGACCGCGCTGGCGTCGATTGCCAGTACCGCACCCTTCGTCGGTTTGTTCGGCACCGTTTGGGGCGTCTATCATGCCCTGCTGGGCATAGGTCAAAGCGGCCAGGGTTCGCTGGAGCAAATCGCCGGCCCGGTCGGCGAGGCCTTGATCATGACCGGCCTGGGCCTGGCGGTGGCGATTCCGGCAGTTCTGGCCTACAACGACTGCGTGCGCTCCAACCGGCTGTTACTCGCGCAACTGGATGCGTTTGCCCACGACCTGTTCGCCTTTTTAACCACCGGTTCGGCGATCAATGCGATGCCGGAGAGCAACGGGCAATTGCGTAAACCGGCCCTGGCCGTGGTGGGAGAACAGTAATGGCATTCGGTAGTTTCAACCAACAGAACGGTAGCGGCCATACCGTTTCCGAAATCAATATGATCCCGTTAATCGATGTGATGCTGGTGCTGCTGGTGATTTTTATGAT
This sequence is a window from Methylomonas methanica MC09. Protein-coding genes within it:
- a CDS encoding MotA/TolQ/ExbB proton channel family protein, translated to MSINQNFTHFLSQSDAIGQGLFMLLLSMSVASWYFIVVKAWQGFTVRRRSQHFLTQFWNAASLDEVAENLNQHRDEEPFSHLTYHAINATRHHAIHGTQRLQEAGSAGEFLTRAIRRVIDEETAKLEWGLTALASIASTAPFVGLFGTVWGVYHALLGIGQSGQGSLEQIAGPVGEALIMTGLGLAVAIPAVLAYNDCVRSNRLLLAQLDAFAHDLFAFLTTGSAINAMPESNGQLRKPALAVVGEQ
- a CDS encoding ribbon-helix-helix domain-containing protein encodes the protein MSTMNISLPDSLKSFVDEQVIQRGYGTSGEYVRELIRKDADRQRLREALLAGAVSPPTTPVDPDYFAAMRKRVLQQAQQ
- a CDS encoding type II toxin-antitoxin system RelE/ParE family toxin codes for the protein MKAKTVIPRKLANQDVENAIDYYLSENADQAALGFIDALEKAYTHISRHPETGSSRYAHELNLPNLRFWPLTRYPHLVFYVERDGYIDVWRVLHGQRDIPDWMKPDDETN
- a CDS encoding DUF6686 family protein, coding for MSKKPCTHEYLAAGESGKVLMCRDCGVVHLHLQNISMRFEAEQFADLATLLTAAAKNMAKQPPENPNLRPKLTLVH
- a CDS encoding energy transducer TonB, with protein sequence MMIATLFLQYAAVANRPRHQPIPASLGIGPRRTAGKTWLGIGVAVALHLAWLTLMPEPHPKTATAPPQPIMVNWVNATPAKTPVPPAAQPLQQPQRPVKTPKPKPVAKTPKPKPILAATSETVSAMAVPNSEPEPQKSQPAPAADPQPAATATAANNAESSQAPTTLPSLQADYLHNPAPVYPEQSRQQGEQGRVLVRVLVTSAGNVEQVNLRKSSGYAALDSAALETVKNWRFVPAHRGSQVVSAWVVVPISFSLEG